The proteins below are encoded in one region of Streptomyces sp. NBC_00490:
- a CDS encoding L-lactate permease yields MYVQELEPVADSLGLSALVATLPLVIVLVLLGGVRLKAHLAGLIGLLTAVLVAWLAYGMPLGQTLSSGAQGAVFGLFPILWIVVNALWVYRMTVRTRHFDILRRSFGRLSDDPRIQALVVAFCFGALLEALAGFGAPVAICSVMLVALGFDPVRAAVVALVANTAPVAFGAMGTPVVTLAQVTELPLDTVASVVGRQTPLLALVVPLVLVYLVDGRRGLRETWVPALACGTAFAVGQFAASNYVSAQLADIGAALLGAAALVAVPRARVPATESVRASVLTGTRSEELDEADPRGDVVRAYAPYALIVVIFSLAQIPAVKDWLAKATQTYDWPFLNVVGPDGDPVGGNVFTWPIVATGGTLVLLAGLCTAVVLGVHARVAVREWLATVHELRFAILTVTSVLALAYVMNLSGQAATIGHLVAAAGAGLAFLSPVLGWFGVAVSGSDTSANALFGALQVTAARESGLSPELLAAANSSGGVLGKMISPQNLTIACAAVGLAGREGDLLRKVLPWSLGLLLVMCLIVVGQSSPVLGWMLP; encoded by the coding sequence GTGTACGTCCAGGAACTGGAACCCGTCGCCGACTCACTGGGCCTGTCCGCCCTCGTCGCCACCCTGCCGCTGGTGATCGTCCTCGTCCTGCTCGGCGGCGTCCGCCTCAAAGCCCACCTCGCGGGCCTCATCGGCCTTCTGACGGCCGTTCTGGTCGCCTGGCTCGCGTACGGCATGCCCCTGGGCCAGACCCTCTCCAGCGGCGCCCAGGGAGCCGTCTTCGGCCTCTTCCCCATCCTGTGGATCGTCGTCAACGCCCTGTGGGTGTACCGGATGACGGTCCGCACCCGGCACTTCGACATCCTGCGCCGCTCCTTCGGGCGGCTCTCCGACGACCCGCGCATCCAGGCCCTCGTCGTCGCCTTCTGCTTCGGCGCCCTCCTGGAAGCCCTCGCCGGCTTCGGGGCGCCCGTCGCGATCTGCTCGGTCATGCTCGTCGCGCTCGGCTTCGACCCGGTGCGCGCGGCGGTCGTCGCGCTGGTCGCCAACACCGCGCCGGTCGCCTTCGGCGCGATGGGCACCCCGGTCGTGACGCTCGCCCAGGTGACGGAACTGCCCCTGGACACCGTCGCGTCCGTGGTCGGGCGGCAAACCCCGCTGCTGGCTCTCGTGGTGCCGCTCGTGCTGGTCTACCTCGTCGACGGGCGGCGCGGTCTCAGGGAGACCTGGGTGCCCGCCCTGGCCTGCGGAACCGCCTTCGCCGTCGGCCAGTTCGCCGCCTCCAACTACGTCTCCGCCCAACTCGCCGACATCGGCGCCGCCTTGCTCGGCGCGGCCGCCCTCGTCGCCGTCCCCCGCGCCCGCGTGCCCGCCACCGAGTCCGTACGCGCGTCCGTGCTGACCGGCACCCGCAGCGAGGAACTCGACGAGGCGGACCCGCGCGGTGACGTCGTGCGCGCCTACGCCCCGTACGCCCTGATCGTCGTGATCTTCTCCCTCGCCCAGATCCCCGCCGTCAAGGACTGGCTGGCGAAGGCGACCCAGACCTACGACTGGCCCTTCCTGAACGTCGTGGGCCCCGACGGCGACCCGGTCGGCGGCAACGTGTTCACCTGGCCGATCGTGGCCACCGGCGGCACGCTCGTGCTGCTCGCCGGACTGTGCACGGCGGTCGTCCTCGGCGTGCACGCGCGCGTGGCGGTCAGGGAATGGCTCGCCACCGTCCACGAGTTGAGGTTCGCGATCCTGACCGTCACCTCGGTGCTGGCGCTGGCGTACGTCATGAACCTCTCCGGACAGGCGGCCACCATCGGCCACTTGGTGGCGGCGGCCGGCGCCGGACTCGCCTTCCTCTCCCCGGTGCTGGGCTGGTTCGGCGTGGCCGTCTCCGGCTCCGACACCTCGGCCAACGCCCTGTTCGGAGCGCTCCAGGTCACCGCGGCCCGCGAGTCGGGGCTGTCGCCGGAGCTCCTGGCCGCCGCGAACAGCTCGGGCGGCGTCCTCGGCAAGATGATCTCCCCGCAGAACCTCACCATCGCCTGCGCCGCCGTCGGTCTGGCCGGCCGCGAGGGGGACCTGCTGCGCAAGGTGCTGCCCTGGAGCCTGGGGCTGCTGCTGGTGATGTGCCTCATCGTCGTCGGGCAGAGCTCGCCGGTTCTGGGGTGGATGCTGCCCTGA
- a CDS encoding DUF3499 domain-containing protein has protein sequence MESRRGPLRSAVPSNIVSPVRRCSRTACGRPAVATLTYVYADSTAVLGPLATYAEPHCYDLCAEHSERLTAPRGWEVVRLLDSSTPARPSGDDLEALANAVREAARPQERAAQAGGRRAADPMEVARRGHLRVLRSPDN, from the coding sequence GTGGAGAGTCGTCGCGGCCCGCTCAGGAGTGCGGTACCGTCCAACATCGTGAGCCCTGTACGTCGCTGTTCGCGCACCGCTTGCGGCCGCCCCGCCGTCGCGACGCTGACGTACGTCTACGCCGACTCGACCGCGGTCCTCGGCCCGCTCGCCACCTACGCGGAACCCCACTGTTACGACCTGTGCGCCGAGCACTCCGAGCGCCTCACCGCCCCCCGTGGCTGGGAGGTCGTCCGGCTCCTCGACAGTTCGACCCCCGCCCGTCCCAGCGGTGACGACCTGGAAGCGCTTGCCAACGCGGTCCGCGAGGCGGCCCGTCCGCAGGAGCGCGCCGCACAGGCCGGCGGACGACGCGCGGCGGACCCGATGGAGGTCGCTCGCCGCGGCCATCTGCGGGTGCTGCGCTCGCCCGACAACTGA
- a CDS encoding metallopeptidase family protein, with protein MDNPVPPRAAAPGPRRRDRHGRGMRGPIAPPQVPLAASRADAFADLVQDSVERLERRWPQLADIDFLVLEVPRLEGETWNDEAVPLGGTIPAREGRPGRVVVYRRPVEIRTKGRDERAALVHEIVVEQVAELLGLTPETVDPRYGED; from the coding sequence ATGGACAACCCCGTACCGCCCCGTGCCGCCGCCCCCGGGCCCCGCCGACGTGACCGCCACGGCAGGGGCATGCGCGGCCCGATCGCCCCGCCCCAGGTACCGCTCGCGGCAAGCCGTGCCGACGCGTTCGCGGACCTGGTGCAGGACTCCGTGGAGCGCCTGGAACGCCGGTGGCCGCAGCTCGCCGACATCGACTTCCTCGTGCTGGAAGTACCCCGGCTGGAGGGCGAGACCTGGAACGACGAGGCGGTCCCCCTCGGCGGCACGATTCCCGCGCGCGAGGGACGCCCCGGACGCGTGGTGGTGTACCGGCGCCCCGTGGAGATCCGCACCAAGGGCCGCGACGAACGCGCGGCCCTGGTGCACGAGATCGTCGTCGAACAGGTCGCCGAACTGCTGGGGCTCACACCCGAGACCGTCGACCCGCGCTACGGCGAGGACTGA
- a CDS encoding DUF5719 family protein produces the protein MNRTTVSLFACVTALAAVTGFATLTTPDASGTDTATTATELPVERTSLLCPSPSISDLAETSYTSFTPVTEGAGSDGEAGLVSAAQESQDGKKSGKKKADKPVLTPKEPGTPVTGDTSGGDSPALIGTAEGQFAPGWTVQETTEVAAGTGRGLQGVNCTAADTEFWFPGASTDADRTDYVHLTNPDDSAAVVDVELYGKDGALEAPAGEDITVPPHSSEPILLSTLVSDKQTNLTVHVNVRSGRVGAAVQALDDKIGGDWLAASTDPAASLVLPGIPKDATDVRLVAFTPGDADADLKVQLASPSGLITPAGNETLHVKAGMTTAVDLGDVMRGEAGSLVLTPTDESVPVVAAVRVTRGKGDQKETAFIPATRAVGTRATVVDNSAKGTTLSLVAPGRGAQVQVTASAGSGGGKAASKTYTIKGGTTQDIELPVPSGLKGTYALTVEPVSGGPVYAARTLTDTQDGVPGFTVQTLPDDRGMVQVPQADQDVSVLQR, from the coding sequence GTGAACCGCACCACCGTGTCCCTGTTCGCCTGTGTGACCGCCCTCGCCGCCGTCACCGGGTTCGCCACGCTCACCACGCCCGACGCGTCCGGCACGGACACCGCCACGACCGCCACCGAGCTGCCCGTGGAGCGCACGAGCCTGCTGTGCCCGAGCCCGAGCATCTCCGACCTCGCCGAGACGTCGTACACGTCCTTCACGCCCGTCACCGAGGGCGCGGGCAGCGACGGCGAGGCCGGACTCGTCTCCGCCGCGCAGGAGTCGCAGGACGGGAAGAAGTCCGGCAAGAAGAAGGCCGACAAGCCGGTCCTCACCCCGAAGGAGCCCGGCACCCCGGTCACGGGTGACACCTCGGGCGGTGACTCCCCGGCGCTCATCGGGACCGCCGAGGGCCAGTTCGCGCCCGGTTGGACCGTGCAGGAGACCACCGAGGTCGCCGCCGGCACCGGACGCGGCCTGCAGGGCGTCAACTGCACCGCGGCCGACACGGAGTTCTGGTTCCCCGGTGCCAGCACCGACGCGGACCGCACCGACTACGTCCACCTGACCAACCCCGACGACTCGGCGGCCGTCGTCGACGTCGAGCTGTACGGCAAGGACGGTGCGCTGGAGGCCCCGGCCGGCGAGGACATCACCGTCCCGCCGCACTCCAGCGAGCCGATCCTGCTGTCCACGCTCGTCAGCGACAAGCAGACCAACCTGACCGTGCACGTCAACGTCCGCAGCGGCCGGGTCGGGGCCGCGGTGCAGGCCCTCGACGACAAGATCGGCGGCGACTGGCTGGCGGCGTCCACGGACCCGGCGGCCAGTCTCGTGCTGCCGGGCATCCCCAAGGACGCCACCGACGTACGCCTGGTCGCCTTCACGCCGGGTGACGCCGACGCCGACCTGAAGGTGCAGCTCGCCTCGCCGTCCGGGCTGATCACGCCCGCCGGGAACGAGACGCTGCACGTCAAGGCGGGCATGACGACCGCGGTCGACCTGGGCGACGTCATGCGCGGGGAGGCCGGTTCGCTGGTGCTGACGCCGACCGACGAGTCCGTGCCGGTCGTCGCGGCGGTCCGGGTCACCCGTGGCAAGGGTGACCAGAAGGAGACCGCTTTCATTCCGGCCACGCGCGCGGTGGGCACGCGCGCGACGGTCGTCGACAACAGTGCCAAGGGCACCACGCTGTCCCTCGTGGCCCCCGGCCGCGGCGCGCAGGTCCAGGTGACCGCGTCGGCGGGCAGCGGCGGTGGCAAGGCGGCCTCGAAGACGTACACGATCAAGGGCGGCACCACGCAGGACATCGAACTGCCGGTCCCGAGCGGTCTGAAGGGCACGTACGCGCTGACCGTCGAGCCGGTGTCGGGCGGCCCGGTCTACGCGGCCCGGACCCTGACGGACACGCAGGACGGTGTCCCGGGGTTCACGGTGCAGACGCTGCCGGACGACCGGGGCATGGTCCAGGTGCCGCAGGCCGATCAGGACGTGTCGGTGCTGCAGAGGTAG
- a CDS encoding glycosyltransferase — translation MSVHSHTAAHDAATPEFPRHVVTAVLVSHDGARWLPDALAGLLGQERPVQFAMAADTGSADESAQLVTEALGPDHVLHLARRTGFGQAVEEANRSAPLLTPEELPYLKRPSGWDPVTRSWRDDAYDLPELPHGEPVQWLWLLHDDCAPEPDALAQLLRVVENELELGRDDVAVVGPKLRGWYDKRQLLEVGVTIAHSGRRWTGLDRREQDQGQHDHVRPVLAVSTAGMLVRRDVFDQLGGFDRRLPLMRDDVDLCWRATAAGHRVLVAPEAVVRHAEAASRERRAVDCVGRTAASPHKVDKAGAAYTLLVNSRTAVLPWVLLRLVVGTVLRTVANLVGKVPGQALDEIRGLLGTLLRPERIVAGRRRRGTPVVDKGEMRPLFPPPGATVRATVEQVAGDLFGSSDPEATSGAGRHGGAVESGPGGDDADFLEIEQFARVKRIARKPGPVLFLVLLLVSLAACRALLGAGALTGGALLPAPADSGELWSRYLDSWHAVGAGGTTSAPPYLAFVAMLSSLLFGSTGLAITVLLVCSVPLAGVTAYFASRPLVESRLLRAWAAVVYAFLPAATGALAGGRLGTAVLAILLPLIARAGIAASGLANTSDARGSWRATWAYALLLTVTTAFTPIIWPLALLLGLGVLAVRRADITAYGLRFLAQFGTPLLILAPWSLTLLPFGFFDEAGLAYGTSAASALDLLGASPGGPGTVSGLMLIGVVLAALAALLRSERQFGIWTAWTVALAGLVFAVLSNGSAWAGPATLVYGLALLAAAVLGADGARARVAEQSFGWRQPVAALIAFAAAAGPLLVAAGWMLGGADGPVERRDPVQVPAFVAEDSNNRDRARTLVLDSDSTAHVGYMLVRGSGARLGDAELTAADGENSRLDKVVANLVAGSGADQSDQLGKFAVRYVLVHKGAPREVTRVLDATPGLTRLSQQHRSALWRVDQDVARATIVSGSGAPTLVAAGPVEIHTTIPAGDDGRTLRLADTAAEGWTATLDGRPLTAKTVDGWAQGFELPASGGRLDVVYDDPITHTAWLWVQGSLAVVLVVLALPGRRRDIDDDLPEEERAIPAQAVEGEGRRARRLRAQAEAEDSAQGDEPVSPPSEETPVPVPQQQTYGMDQAGYQGAEYNTYGGDQYQAAQQYPAGGYDQQNYADPYQGGQYDPYAYGGQAQQPSYDQYGQPYDQGYDATYDPAQPQQHGGEHPDGSQQ, via the coding sequence ATGTCCGTGCACAGCCACACGGCAGCTCACGACGCTGCCACTCCCGAGTTTCCGCGTCATGTGGTGACCGCGGTCCTCGTCTCCCACGACGGCGCCCGCTGGCTGCCCGACGCGCTCGCCGGGCTGCTCGGCCAGGAGCGCCCCGTCCAGTTCGCCATGGCCGCCGACACCGGCAGCGCGGACGAGTCCGCGCAGCTGGTCACCGAGGCCCTCGGACCGGACCACGTGCTGCACCTGGCCCGCCGCACCGGCTTCGGCCAGGCCGTCGAGGAGGCCAACCGCAGCGCGCCCCTCCTCACCCCCGAGGAGCTGCCGTACCTGAAGCGGCCCAGCGGCTGGGACCCCGTCACGCGCTCGTGGCGCGACGACGCCTACGACCTGCCCGAGCTCCCGCACGGAGAGCCGGTGCAGTGGCTGTGGCTGCTGCACGACGACTGCGCCCCCGAACCCGACGCCCTGGCCCAGCTGCTGAGGGTCGTGGAGAACGAGCTGGAGCTCGGCCGGGACGACGTCGCCGTCGTGGGCCCCAAGCTCCGCGGCTGGTACGACAAGCGGCAGCTGCTCGAGGTCGGCGTCACCATCGCCCACTCCGGGCGCCGCTGGACCGGCCTGGACCGCCGCGAACAGGACCAGGGCCAGCACGACCACGTCCGGCCCGTGCTGGCCGTCTCCACCGCCGGCATGCTCGTGCGCCGCGACGTCTTCGACCAGCTCGGCGGCTTCGACCGACGCCTGCCCCTGATGCGCGACGACGTCGACCTGTGCTGGCGTGCCACGGCCGCCGGCCACCGTGTCCTCGTCGCCCCCGAGGCGGTCGTACGCCACGCGGAGGCGGCCTCCCGCGAGCGCCGCGCCGTCGACTGCGTGGGCCGCACCGCGGCCTCCCCGCACAAGGTCGACAAGGCGGGCGCCGCCTACACCCTGCTCGTCAACAGCCGTACGGCCGTGCTGCCCTGGGTCCTGCTGCGACTCGTCGTCGGCACGGTGCTGCGGACGGTCGCCAACCTCGTCGGCAAGGTCCCCGGACAGGCCCTCGACGAGATCCGCGGCCTGCTCGGCACACTGCTGCGGCCCGAGCGGATCGTCGCCGGCCGCCGCAGGCGCGGCACCCCGGTGGTCGACAAGGGTGAGATGCGGCCGCTGTTCCCGCCCCCCGGCGCGACCGTGCGGGCCACCGTCGAACAGGTCGCCGGTGACCTGTTCGGCAGCTCCGACCCCGAAGCCACCTCGGGCGCGGGACGACACGGCGGCGCGGTCGAGTCCGGACCCGGCGGCGACGACGCCGACTTCCTGGAGATCGAGCAGTTCGCCCGCGTCAAGCGCATCGCCCGCAAGCCGGGACCGGTGCTCTTCCTGGTGCTGCTGCTCGTCTCGCTGGCCGCCTGCCGTGCACTCCTCGGCGCCGGCGCGCTCACGGGCGGCGCCCTGCTGCCCGCCCCGGCGGACTCCGGCGAGCTGTGGTCGCGCTACCTCGACTCCTGGCACGCGGTCGGAGCCGGAGGAACCACGTCCGCGCCGCCGTACCTGGCGTTCGTCGCGATGCTCTCCTCCCTGCTGTTCGGGTCGACGGGCCTCGCCATCACGGTCCTGCTCGTCTGCTCGGTGCCACTGGCCGGCGTCACCGCCTACTTCGCCTCCCGCCCGCTCGTCGAGTCGCGGCTCCTGCGCGCGTGGGCGGCCGTCGTCTACGCCTTCCTGCCCGCCGCCACCGGCGCCCTCGCCGGCGGCCGCCTCGGCACCGCCGTCCTCGCGATCCTGCTGCCGCTCATCGCCCGCGCGGGCATCGCCGCATCCGGCCTCGCGAACACCTCGGACGCGCGCGGCAGTTGGCGCGCCACCTGGGCGTACGCCCTGCTGCTGACGGTCACCACCGCGTTCACGCCGATCATCTGGCCCCTCGCGCTGCTGCTCGGCCTCGGCGTCCTGGCCGTGCGCCGCGCCGACATCACCGCCTACGGCCTGCGCTTCCTGGCCCAGTTCGGCACGCCCCTGCTGATCCTCGCGCCCTGGTCGCTCACGCTGCTCCCGTTCGGGTTCTTCGACGAGGCGGGCCTCGCGTACGGCACCTCGGCCGCCTCCGCCCTCGACCTGCTCGGCGCCAGCCCCGGCGGCCCCGGCACGGTCAGCGGGCTGATGCTCATCGGCGTCGTGCTGGCCGCGCTGGCCGCCCTGCTGCGCTCGGAGCGTCAGTTCGGCATCTGGACGGCCTGGACGGTCGCCCTGGCGGGCCTCGTCTTCGCGGTCCTGTCCAACGGCTCGGCCTGGGCCGGCCCGGCCACCCTCGTCTACGGCCTCGCCCTGCTGGCGGCCGCCGTGCTCGGTGCCGACGGCGCACGCGCGCGTGTCGCCGAGCAGAGCTTCGGCTGGCGCCAGCCGGTCGCCGCGCTGATCGCCTTCGCCGCCGCCGCGGGCCCGCTGCTCGTCGCCGCCGGCTGGATGCTCGGCGGCGCCGACGGCCCCGTCGAGCGACGCGACCCGGTGCAGGTGCCCGCGTTCGTCGCCGAGGACAGCAACAACCGCGACCGGGCCCGCACCCTCGTCCTGGACAGCGACTCCACCGCCCACGTCGGCTACATGCTGGTCCGCGGTTCCGGCGCCCGCCTCGGCGACGCCGAGCTCACCGCCGCCGACGGCGAGAACAGCCGCCTCGACAAGGTCGTCGCCAACCTCGTCGCCGGTTCCGGCGCCGACCAGTCCGACCAGCTCGGCAAGTTCGCGGTGCGCTATGTCCTGGTCCACAAGGGCGCCCCGCGCGAGGTCACCCGCGTTCTGGACGCCACCCCGGGCCTGACCCGGCTCAGCCAGCAGCACCGCAGCGCGCTGTGGCGCGTCGACCAGGACGTCGCCCGCGCCACCATCGTCAGCGGCTCCGGCGCCCCGACGCTCGTCGCCGCGGGACCCGTCGAGATCCACACCACGATCCCGGCGGGCGACGACGGCCGCACCCTGCGCCTCGCCGACACCGCCGCCGAGGGCTGGACGGCCACCCTGGACGGCAGGCCGCTGACCGCCAAGACGGTCGACGGCTGGGCCCAGGGCTTCGAACTCCCGGCTTCCGGCGGCAGGCTGGACGTCGTCTACGACGACCCGATCACCCACACCGCCTGGCTGTGGGTGCAGGGTTCCCTCGCGGTCGTCCTCGTGGTGCTCGCCCTGCCGGGCCGGCGCCGCGACATCGACGACGACCTCCCCGAGGAGGAGCGCGCGATCCCCGCCCAGGCGGTGGAGGGCGAGGGCCGCCGCGCCCGCCGTCTGCGCGCCCAGGCCGAGGCCGAGGACTCCGCCCAGGGCGACGAGCCCGTCTCTCCTCCTTCGGAGGAGACCCCGGTGCCGGTTCCGCAGCAGCAGACCTACGGGATGGACCAGGCGGGTTACCAGGGCGCCGAGTACAACACCTACGGCGGTGACCAGTACCAGGCCGCCCAGCAGTACCCGGCGGGCGGCTACGACCAGCAGAACTACGCGGACCCCTACCAGGGCGGCCAGTACGACCCGTACGCCTACGGCGGACAGGCGCAGCAGCCGTCGTACGACCAGTACGGGCAGCCGTACGACCAGGGTTACGACGCGACGTACGACCCGGCGCAGCCGCAGCAGCACGGCGGCGAGCACCCCGACGGGAGCCAGCAGTGA
- a CDS encoding WhiB family transcriptional regulator, with the protein MTELVQQLLVDDADEELGWQERALCAQTDPESFFPEKGGSTREAKKVCLSCEVRSECLEYALANDERFGIWGGLSERERRRLKKAAV; encoded by the coding sequence ATGACCGAGCTGGTGCAGCAACTGCTGGTCGACGACGCGGACGAGGAACTCGGCTGGCAGGAGCGCGCGCTGTGCGCCCAGACCGACCCCGAGTCCTTCTTCCCCGAGAAGGGTGGCTCCACCCGCGAGGCCAAGAAGGTCTGCCTGTCCTGTGAAGTCCGCTCCGAGTGCCTCGAGTACGCCCTCGCGAACGACGAGCGGTTCGGCATCTGGGGCGGCCTGTCCGAGCGGGAGCGCCGCCGCCTGAAGAAGGCGGCCGTCTGA